AGAATGGAAGAATATCCCATCTtacaatatatttttataagctGTGATGATTATCACAAAAACGGGATATTCCTCCATTTTGttaaccagagagagagagagaggttgctCATGTCCTGGAATGAATAAGATCAGCAAAAACTATTCTAGTATCACATTTTGAATAGATTAAGACCAGCAAAAAACTTCTACTAGCATCAAAAATTTGACAAGTGAGGTTTTTTGCATGGTGTTATGCAACATAATTTCACAAAAACCTAtattagcataaaaaaaatgacaaatgagcTTCTCTACATGGTGTTATACAACATAATTAACCTTGTTCCACAAGAGACTACATCTGCTATTTGTTTCCTATCCCCATTgctcttcttatttttctggtGCCTGCTCTCTATGATTACATTTTTCGTGCTGTTCCATAAAAGTTAGAAATTTTACCGGTATAAGAGAGAACATTTGGAAACTGAAGGCCTGAATTTAGCCACTGGATGCACCTTCCATCTTTCAAACTCATCTGCTTTCAACATGAATGAGCTTGCATTCCGATGACCACCACCTCCATATTTCTGGATGCAGCACAAGTAAAATCATTAAATTTTAGACATGAAATGTGATTTCTTAACCGGACCAAGAAGTACAGATTATCAACTATCTGGAATGGTATATTTGCAAAACATCTGAGAACAACCTTCTTAGCAAACTAACAGTCTTTTCAATGTTACAAAATACAGATAATGGTTACCAATACCAGCAAATGAGAAACCATAAAGATATGACCAACCTGTGATATGACTGTTGTGTCTTCTGAACCCACACTCCTAAGGCTTATCTTCAGCAAGTGCCCATCCTCCAGTTCTGGGACTCCGTAAACAACTGCACCAATTCCCCTGTATATGTATAGAAACACCAAACAATCAGGCAAAAAGGATTAGTGGACTCAAAATTTGCAGATGCCAAGTCAGCCAAATGAATGAGCTAGTTTGGTAACAATTTACATTTTGATAAAGCAGCCAAAGATTGACATGTCGAAGACCTAATCGAAAATAGGGCCAATGCTGGAAGAAGTACCTCAATTTCATAACAGAGCTTTTGACAGCCAGCTGATTCCCAAGCTCACTCCTCAAATTTGAAATAGAGTCAGCATTGACAGCCTATAAGCAACAGCAAGATGCAAATAGAGTCAGTATTATCTGCAGTGAAGAATGCTTTGCCATATGTAACATATGCAGCAACAATATCAAGCGACTTAGTTTTGcaatcaagaaataaaaatacaaaacacaaaaaaaacaaataaatacacaaaacaactgctGTTTGTCATGAACCAAACAAATatcttaactcaacaattagaACTTACCAACAAAttgaataagaaaataaatatgaaaattcagTGACTGATTTATATAAGAATATGCTTGAACTTCCTGCCAGATATTGCATTCATGTTCGCATTTGGAAACAATGGAAAAAAACCTACAAGATTATTCGGATATAAATAAAAGATGGATCTCACAACAGCAAGTTGAATCAAATGAACTTGGTACTgcaaaaaaaacaatattataTTTGTTATAGGCACCGGTAACAGTCCGAGTTACATTCAGTTGCCCATTATACTAGAATTTGTCCCATGTGATGGGATTCATAAATTGCACATTTTGTTAACAATCCCAATTTGTCATGCACACatccaattttttcaatttaaatcTGTCTCAGTAAACAAGCTGCTTCATGCCAATGCATTGAACATTCAAATCTAAATCCTTGAATCATACAATCTGTCCCAGTAGCCACACTTCCTACTCAAACCTGCACCTTATGTACATTTAGCAAAAACcaggtgaatatatatatatatatatatatatatatatatatatcgagagaggaaaagagagagaggggtccTATTATGTAGTCAAGTCAAGAATCATGCTCCTGGTCAGAACTCCATTCAAGACCATGTTTCTCATTCAGATTTTCAGTTTGGACCATCTTGGTTGATACTCGATAGTATGCTAGTTGTACTCCTATTTGTATGTTCCTATGTTAGTGGTATTCTTATTACTTATTAGTATGTTTCCCCTGTCCATTTTGCCTTCATTAATCTATCTCTTTTCTAATGCACTGCATCATCTCTACCGCTGCAAACCCAAAATTCATAAAGATCAAATTTAATGTCAATATGGGTTTTCACGTCACATATGAAAGTACTAAAGTTTTACTGGATACCAATACAAGCTCATGAACAAGCATAATAATAGTTTAATAACCATCACATCCAAAAGAAATATTAtgtgaaaaaggaaatgaaggcACATACCAAGCAATTCCCATGTAGCCCTTTTCCTAGTGAGATTTCATATGAGGATTGAAGAGCCTCATCAATTAACTTTTGTCTGTGTAATAAGCTTATCTTGCCTTGGCAGATTATATCTGAAGGATCCAGTGATAGCAACTGCCAAAAATGGtgttttgaaggaaaaataGCATCAGCAAGTTTTGCACAACTTCATTTCTCAAGGTCTAAGAGTATCAACCAAAACTACGAACTTTCAAATCCAATTCATTTATTTCAGAAGAAAATCAGGTTATCTGAACATggtaaaataagtaaaaaaacataaaacagttTATAGTCTATGCAACCAATTTACAGTATATTTTGACTCTTCTTAATTCTAATGCAACTAAGTGCCAACGACTATGACTTGATACTCTATTTTCCTATCATTGTGATGGTCCATTTTAGCATATCTTCAACATGCTACAATCTCTCTGTCAGCTACTCAGGTCTATATCTTCTGGTCCTCTTCAAGGGGCAAGAATATTTTCCTATTGTTTCGATTAGTAGATCTTCAATGCTCAAATACAAGGTGATGAATGCTGCACATATTATACGTGAATAGCACAATGACTATTATCACTGGAGTTCCTCATTTCATCTACACATAACTAAGCCTTGAAAATGAGAACCCTATATCAGTCAATTGTTAAATAATGAGTCCCAGAGATCCTTTGATGTCTCCTACCAAGTCCATGTGAAGAACATCCAAATACAAGTGAACATTATCTACAAATGCATTTTGAACTTCAGAAAGTTAAATAACCTGTCCAAACAAATTTGGGTTCAGCCTATAGTTATATTCAAGATTGATATCTTTCAACCCACTGGAAAATGCTTTACTATCTGGAAGAGCCCATCTCCAAAGGTCTGCATCTTCAATATACTTGAAAAGCTGAGTAACCCTACTAAGTTCAGTCTCTGGAAACATCTTCACAAGATATGTATCAGGGGAAAGGCTGCCTTTGTATCTTTCGTGAAGCTTCTCAATGAAGAAGTCAAAAGCAATTGTTGCGCCACTTCTTTCCATGTCTATGACCTTAATAATGTTCTGCGAGAAGGTATCATCTTTACTGAACATCTCAAGTGCTGTCTTATGATGATCTAATATGATAACTCTGCACAAACAAATAGGTCATTTCATCATGTCAATCGCATAGTGAAAACAGCAGCAACTAACAAAAAAATGGAAGCTTTTGCCATCATATCATGGATAGTTTGCCAATCCAGTATCAGGCTAAAAAGTCAAACTGCATGACATTTTAATCTTACATATGGACAAAACAGGACTAGTTTGGGGAGCATCAAATCAATCTGCTGTGGTGAAAGTGAGATGATTGAGCTGCAGTTTGATAACAATCCCATAGCACATGCAAAATCTTACCTATCATATGCATCACATCCTCAgtgtttacaatttcaaagagCCACAGTCAATTATTAGCATGCAAAGCCAAAGTCAACAATAGAAATCTTAGGTCTTCAAGAATTCAGTGACACGGGTTGACAAGTGCCCTCGTCTAGGgtcatttttgcattttctaCAAATAAATccaattcctttatatatatttagaaTATATGCCTTGTCATATACAAGAACAAAGCtaaaaataagaataacaaGGAAACGAAACAACCTTCGGACTTTTGAAGAGACATCCTTGACAAAACCAGGTGGACCAACAAAGTCAAGGAGGTAAACATCATCAATATCACCTAAGGGAAGGTCATCAATCCTGAAAGAAGAGACACAAATGCTTTTGCTTGTTAGTTGTCTGTATTGACATGTCAAAAGATGGatacaaaatgatcaaattgaagATGGAGCTACACACACTGCTGAGATAGATTGCACAGTCACATGTAAAAAACCAAATAAGGTAGTAATTGGAACGAAAAGGACATAAAACTGATTAAACTCATATCTGAGTGGTGTCACATAGGTGGGTATAGGCATAGCAATATGGGTTTGGACACcgcaattttaaaaaatgcggGTACAAAATATGGtagggcatatatatatatatatatatatatatatatatatatatagtgagacaCAAAATTGATCGAATCATAAGTTAATAAATAATGCATAAAAACAACATAGTTATAAGTTTAACAATTCATACATACAATTCCATTAAATTAAAGTAAAATGTCTATAATAAAACCATCACCATCACAAAAATATACtcattgtttaaaattttggattgaaCAGGATCTGACCCAGACCCAATACAAAATTCACCCAGTTGGTCTGGCATACTTGTGTCTAAAAACTGCGTACTAACATGGGTATGCTAGCCATTATCACGTAAGCATGTTAAAATAGCATTTGGGTGGTGTAGCTGTTCATCAAGCTAGTCTTGCAGACAAGTGATCCCTAGTTCCAGGATTTCAGCAGCTGTCAGATGCACAGTAACAAATAACATCTTTTAACTCAAACTATACAAGATCATGcatttgcttctttcttctctctcaccACAATGGGAGAGAGTTACGTACTCTTGTGAAGCAAACCAAAAGAGTCGCCCTccaaaatgaaatattatgGCGTTTCATTTCTAAAGAAAGCTTCTTTACTTCATCTGACTATCGCAATTAGTTCATGTTGGTCCAATGTACTTGAGAATACATTGATCATGAACTGCATGTACCTAACTCATGAAGTATAATTCTTCATTGCTAATGCTTGACAGAACATTAAGCAGCTAGAATCGGAGACTGTGGTGTATTAGATGAAAAACTGAACGCCGGTATCAACAGACATGGGTGATAGACATTGACGAtctcatttcaaattttcaggGACGTgctaaaagaattcaaaattctAATCAAAATAGTATCTTTCAGAAATGCTGATAGGAATGGGTGATGTATTTCATAACGTAATTGAgaaaagtttcaaaacttttcatttttcacttcaATGTATTTCCATTCTGAAGCAAGTTGTGCACGAGTATTGTATTGGTATAACTGAAATTGCAACTGTCTGACATCTTAAGCCGCTTTACCACAGCGAACAAAACGAAGTATGCCACCAAAATTAGTGCTAAATGCGGCAAAATAAATATATGCTTCTTCCGAGGTACATAATCGCTAAGAAATATAATTCGATTGCAAGCCCATCTGCTCTGGAACCTTTTGCTTAGAAACCATATATTCGAACAGAATCCTTATCCAGACGCTCTGAATCGACGCTGAGCTTAACTTACCCTTTTCACAGTTATCTACATGAATTCATCATTGATGGTTCAAAAATGCCACTATGGCGTGTCGCTGCATCATACCAAGATCAATAGCAGCTCAGTAGCTTCATTGTTGCAAGCTCAGTATATACTAAACGTTTCCGTCTTTCTTTCCTCTCAAATCTCGTTATCCAATTTCAAACATCATATCATGTACCAAAGTTTGAAGTTCCGGAAACCCATCAAGCTAATTTGAACTACAGCACTGAAAACCTTCACatggtaaaaaagaaacaaaaaaaagggggaaatcTGAAGAAAGAGACAGcctaacaataaaaaaagacgAGCATGAGATGTAGAGCGACACCTTAGAGGTTTATAGACCGTATTTGGGAAGAACAGAACAGGGTAGTCGTCCCCAAAGGAGGAGAAGTAAAGATGAGCAGCAAGTGCGGCAAATGCACCGTCCGGACATGGATAGTGGTAAAGAACGGCCGATTTCTGCAGTCCTCCAGCCATTCAGGATTCcccttcttcgtcttctttttcttccgcTTGGGCGGTTCGATTTTCGCAGCGTTGGACTCCCGCTTCATCAGGCCATGGATGCAAAGGAGTCGGTTTTGATCGGATGATCCATGATCGACTCGACCCGTTATTCTCACCTTTGGATTCCCGAACCAAATCAGAAAATTTCggattggatttgatttcgtaAGTCGATTTACTTCTGACATAGTTGAATTTTGGATTCTCTCATATGGGATTTGGTTCCGACCTAGGTAAAAATTTTGGTCCTAATAAATTTGTTACACGTAAATTGCAATCTCTCATGATATTAAGTTGTTCGAGCTAATCAAAGCTCATGCAAAGTGAAGAATTCCTTCCTAAAAGTAACTTGTAGACAAATTTATGTCCAATGTATAATCTACACAGTTGACTTCATAAGAATTTATCTTTGAATTGTCAAATATCTCGTACACATAAATTCTTACAACACTATAAACTAATGTTTCCTAAAATAGCAACGCGTACGCTTCAACCAAACGCCTCACCTCATCACCTTTTACAAACAGGAGCaagtttattttttcaaaacgtATGTAAACAATTTAGTTTTTTGCACAGTTTTCTACAATAAAaagttatttattttaatcttaTGAAAAGAATATCACAATCGTTTTGTTTTGCCTGAACACTTAATGGGTTCACCTGAGATATTCTCCCTCATGAAAGACTGAAATTGGAGGCTTTTATCTGGGATTATGGTCAAATTACGTCTTACTCCAAACAGAAATTCTCTAAGAACAGTAGTGACGCCCTACCCATCGGAAGTTGTACTCTCGCTATCTCTCTCTTGGTTTGCTTAACCCTCCCCTCCTTTTCTCACCTTGCCAGATTGAGCACACCTCTCTTTGATTTTCCCATATGTTGAAATTTATCCGTTTGTTAGCGTGAAAATTCGTCCCCGATCGGTTCTTCCATCTCTTGTCAGAATAGTTCCGATTCCATCTGTTTCTTTCTGTTTGTTTGTTGCTTTCTGTGCTTCTCCCTTTCATTTTATGACTTGGGTTTTGGCTTGCCATTTTAGCATATGATGGTTTAAGCCAATTTGGAACAAAGGAACTTGAGCATTGCTCCCTTCTTCATAATCCCCACAAGATGATCTCGTGTTTTTAACAGAATCTGACCATCCCAAATAGAGATGGTGGGTGCCCTTCAGATTGGCATCCTAGCTGCTTGTCTGGTTGTCTTCGTTCCCATGGGTATGGCTGGTTGGCATCTCAGCAGAAACAGGCTTCTCTTCTTCAGTTGTGCGCTCTTCATTACCCTTGCCGTAAGTGTTCATCTAACTCCCTACTTCCCGTCCGTTTCGGATATCGTATCGTCGCTCTCTTTTGCTGTAGAGAGTAGagatttttgtgcttcttttcttAACGAGATCGACTGGGAGCTTGGGAACGAGGATGCCCATGATGGGCCTCTTGAAGTACCACACAATTCGTCGAATAATTCTTCGAGTTGGTCTCCTTCGTGGGGATGGTCCAGATCGAAATCTGTTGCCCGATGCGGGTTTCTGAAATTAGGTAGATTGGATGCAATGGA
This window of the Nymphaea colorata isolate Beijing-Zhang1983 chromosome 2, ASM883128v2, whole genome shotgun sequence genome carries:
- the LOC116246698 gene encoding uncharacterized protein LOC116246698 codes for the protein MAGGLQKSAVLYHYPCPDGAFAALAAHLYFSSFGDDYPVLFFPNTVYKPLRIDDLPLGDIDDVYLLDFVGPPGFVKDVSSKVRRVIILDHHKTALEMFSKDDTFSQNIIKVIDMERSGATIAFDFFIEKLHERYKGSLSPDTYLVKMFPETELSRVTQLFKYIEDADLWRWALPDSKAFSSGLKDINLEYNYRLNPNLFGQLLSLDPSDIICQGKISLLHRQKLIDEALQSSYEISLGKGLHGNCLAVNADSISNLRSELGNQLAVKSSVMKLRGIGAVVYGVPELEDGHLLKISLRSVGSEDTTVISQKYGGGGHRNASSFMLKADEFERWKVHPVAKFRPSVSKCSLLYRCLVIACTYWSKVFL